One stretch of Eupeodes corollae chromosome 2, idEupCoro1.1, whole genome shotgun sequence DNA includes these proteins:
- the LOC129945353 gene encoding probable transaldolase has translation MSSHQSKKVKMTSTLDHLKKYTTIVADTGDFEAIKAYKPTDATTNPSLILSAAKMEQYKSIIDKAVKHGIKAGETEEEKLSEAMDMLCVLFGCEILKIVPGRVSTEVDARLSYDTQKSIEKALKLIGLYEELGVSKDRVLIKLASTWEGIQAARVLEKEHNVHCNLTLLFSFCQAVACAEAEVTLISPFVGRILDWYVKNTDNKSFEPENDPGVVSVTKIYNYYKKFDYKTVVMGASFRNTGEIKALTGCDLLTISPKLLEELKDSDESVDRLLDPENAKNVRLEKISLDEPTFRWMLNEDVMANDKLSEGIRNFAIDCRKLEAVLKELVRAASS, from the exons ATGAGCTCACATCAgtcgaaaaaagttaaaatgacaTCCACTTTGGATCATTTGAAGAAGTACACTACCATTGTTGCTGATACTGGAGATTTTGAAG CCATTAAGGCTTACAAGCCTACCGATGCCACCACAAATCCTTCGCTGATTCTTTCGGCGGCAAAAATGGAGCAATACAAGAGCATCATTGACAAAGCCGTCAAACATGGAATCAAGGCTGGAGA AACTGAGGAGGAAAAACTATCTGAGGCTATGGATATgctttgtgttttgtttggatGTGAAATCCTCAAGATTGTCCCAGGTCGGGTATCCACCGAGGTAGATGCTCGTCTATCGTATGACACACAAAAAAGTATCGAAAAGGCTCTTAAGTTAATTGGACTATACGAAGAGTTGGGAGTTTCAAAGGACAGAGTACTCATTAAGCTCGCCTCAACTTGGGAGGGTATCCAAGCGGCTCGAGTTCTTGAAAAGGAACACAATGTTCACTGCAATCTCACATTGCTGTTTTCGTTTTGCCAAGCTGTGGCTTGTGCAGAGGCAGAGGTAACCTTGATTTCGCCATTTGTTGGTCGCATCTTGGATTGGTACGTCAAGAACACCGACAACAAATCATTCGAGCCCGAGAACGATCCCGGTGTAGTGTCGGTaacaaaaatctacaattaTTACAAGAAGTTCGACTACAAAACCGTAGTCATGGGTGCATCTTTTCGTAATACCGGTGAAATCAAAGCATTAACTGGATGTGATTTGCTTACAATCAGTCCAAAGCTTCTCGAGGAGCTTAAAGACAGCGACGAGTCAGTGGATAGACTCTTGGATCCAGAGAATGCAAAGAATGTTCGTTTGGAGAAAATCTCGCTGGACGAGCCAACTTTCCGTTGGATGTTAAATGAAGACGTTATGGCAAATGATAAACTTTCCGAGGGTATTCGTAATTTTGCTATTGATTGTCGTAAATTAGAGGCTGTACTTAAGGAATTAGTACGCGCAGCAAGTTCTTAA